A window of the Erpetoichthys calabaricus chromosome 10, fErpCal1.3, whole genome shotgun sequence genome harbors these coding sequences:
- the timm10 gene encoding mitochondrial import inner membrane translocase subunit Tim10 codes for MDPVKAQQLAAELEVEMMADMYNRMTGACHRKCVPPHYKEAELSKGEAVCLDRCVAKYLDVHERMGRKLTELSVQDEELMKKMQQGNMPQ; via the exons ATGGATCCCGTGAAAGCTCAGCAGCTGGCGGCCGAACTGGAGGTGGAGATGATGGCTGATATGTATAACAG GATGACCGGCGCATGTCATAGGAAGTGTGTGCCGCCTCACTACAAGGAAGCAGAGCTCTCCAAGGGAGAAGCCGTCTGCCTGGATCGCTGTGTAGCGAAGTACCTTGATGTCCACGAGAGGATGGGCCGCAAGCTGACTGAACTTTCCGTCCAGGATGAGGagttaatgaaaaaaatgcagcagGGTAACATGCCTCAATGA